The window TGACTCGTTTTTCCCGTATTTGAATATTGATGATATCAACCTGAAATGCGTTAAACTGGATAAAAAGACCTTATCTAAAGTTGATTGCGTGATCTTGATTACTGACCACACCGCTGTGAATTATGATCTGGTGCGCCGCAATTCCCGGCTTATTTTTGATACCCGCCACGTTTATAAAGAAAACTTTGCCAATATAAGGACGCTTTAATATGAGATTCCTGGTTACCGGCGGAGCCGGGTTTATCGGTTCGCATATCACTGAGAAATTGCTTAAGGATGGGCATTTTGTCCGGGTCCTGGATAATTTTTCTTCAGGGAAACAGCAAAACCTCAGTTTTGCCCAGGGTTTGCCGGACAGTAAATTTCAGCTGATCCAGGGGGATATTAGGGACAAGTCTATGTGCGAGAAAGTCTGCCTGGATATTGACGCGGTCTTGCATCAGGCGGCTTTGCGTTCAGTGCCCAAATCATTAAAAGACCCGGCAAGCTATAATGAAGTGAATATCAATGGCACGCTTTATATGCTGCAGGCGGCCAGTAAAAACAGAGTGAAGCGTTTTGCTATGGCCTCATCCAGCTCGGTTTATGGGGATGTGGACACTTTCCCGGAAAAAGAGGACTTTTTGCCTAAGCTCATTTCGCCGTACGCGCTGAGCAAATTAGCCGGCGAATATTACTGCCGGATATTCTCCGAACATTACGGCCTGGAGACTGTGGCTTTGCGTTATTTCAATGTGTTTGGCCCCAGGCAGGCTTTGGATGATGAATATGCGGTGGTTATCCCTAAATTCATCAACTGCATAATGCGCGACAAGCAGCCGCCGATCTTTGGGACAGGCAAACAATCCCGGGATTTTACCTATATTGATAATGTGGTCCAGGCCAATATCCTGGCTGCTACAGCCGGAAAGATCAAGCATGAGGTATTAAATGTGGCTGCCGGAAAGGATACCACGGTATTGCAGCTTGTGGATATGATAAATGAGATCTTAGGCAAGCAGGTCAAGCCGGAGCTGTTAGCGGTAAGGGCAGGGGATGTTTTCCGCACGAACGCGGATATCAGCCGGATCGCGAGAATACTGGATTTTAAGCCCGCGGTGAGCTTTAACGAGGGGCTGAAGAAAACCGTGGACTGGTGGCAGAAGCAGCCTCGTTAGAGAATACCTCACGTAGTTAACAATAATCCTACCGTAAATCAGAAAAATCACCGTTTTTACATCTGATTGGATTTGAGCTGTTTACAGAAACATAAATTTCTTGACTTTGGCTGATTATGGGTATATACTCATAATAAATACGGCGTTAAAACCGAGTAAGTTTGAGTAAGCGCAATTTAATCCGGATAATCCTATGAATGACCGTGGAAGGCCCAAGAAAAAGCGCGTGGTGCGAAATGCCCCTAAAATAAGCCAATTTAGCCCCAGAGGCCGGCCTGGAAGGCCGGATGAGGCGGTTCTGGGGATGGATGAGTTTGAGGCCTTAAGGCTGGCTGATCATTTGGGTCTTAGCCAAAAGAAAGCCGCCGGATCTATGAAGGTGTCTCAGCAGACCTTTAGCCGCATACTTAAGCGCGCCAGAAGGACTATTGCTGATGCCTTGGCCAGCGGGATGATCATTCGAATACAAGGTGGCGCGATAACGTTCGCTGATTACAATGTCCGGCCCAGGTCAATAGAGCCGCAAAAGGCCTGGGCCTTGAAACGCAAGCCCCAAGCAGAAGCAAAACCCGCCCTATAAACCAATTAATCAAATAAAAGCCTATAATAACAACTTCCTATAATAAACGTTATGTTAACTTGCTAATTTAGCGGTAATATGGTTAACGCGTTGTATTGTAATGATTTACGATATGCTGTTATTTCTTTGTGAATAAGTGCTTTTGAACTTACTTGGACTTACTTAGTTTATTGAAGGCTTACATTCTGCTGCAGGTGTTGGATATGCCCTGTTTATTGCTTAACTCTGCGGATTTTTTTGATTATAAGAAAGGTTGATATTAGGGATAAATAACCTATTATTCCCGCTGTCAGGCCGATGATTATCAAGCCTAAAATCGGGGCTAAAGCCATTTTTAAAAGCGATAATTTAAGGATATTTGACCAATGAAATTCGCGTAAAAACAAGGTCCAATCATTAGCCACTTTTTGCCAATGCAGGCCTAATAGCCCGGAGCCGATTTTAATGGCAATTGGTATGGTAGCCAGGCTTAACCAGGTATTGGTCAACAGACTGCCTGCCAGACTGCTTAAACGGTTAATTCTAAACAATGTGGCTAAGACAACTGCTCCGATCGGGCCGCTGCCGGGGAAAATCCCCAGAAAAATGCCCAGGCCAAAGCCCAATGATATTTTCTGCGGGGTGTCTTTTATCTGCAGTATCCGGGCCAGGTTTTCGCGCCATAAACCCCGGGGTTTGTTATTGTTGTTTTTCTTCATTTTTGAGCAGTCGTTTAAGGATCTTTCCGGTGGAATTCTTAGGCAAAGACCCGCGCAATTCAATGGTTTTGGGTATTTTGTAAGCTGCCAGCCGCTGCCTCAGGTACTGTAAAAGTTCATGGGAGGCGGCTTCAGCGTTGTCTTTGAGGACCACAAAACCTTTGGGTACCTCTCCCCTGTGCGGGTCCTCTATGCCTATCACTGCGGCTTCTTTTACCTTGGGATTCTGGTAGAGGACCTCTTCGATCTCCCTGGGATAGACATTAAGGCCCCTGACATTGATCATTTCCTTCTTTCTGCCTACTATATAAACATATCCGGATTTGTCGAATTTTGCCATATCCCCGGTATAAAGCCAGCCGTTTTTAAGGGCTTTTAGGCTTTCTTCAGGCTGCCGGAAATAACCCTGCATAACATTAGGCCCTTTGACCAGCAATTCGCCGATATGTCCCGGTTCTAAGGCATTATCTTTATCATCTACGATCTTTAATTCTATTTTTGGGGACATACTCAGGCCTATAGATCCGGGTTTGCGTATGCCTTTTATGGGGTTTAAAGTGACCACAGGCGATGCCTCGGTCAGGCCGTAACCTTCGATCAGGGATATGCGGAATTTAGCCTCAAATTGTTTAAAAGTATCCACCGGCAGGGCTGCCGCGCCGGATACGCACAGTTTTACCGGGTTGAACAGCTTGATCAGCGGAGTATGGAATATACGCGGCAGTTTTATGTTATTCAAGACCGTGTACATTGAAGGTATGCCCACAAATATGTTTATCCGGTTCTTGCGGATACTGCGGATGACCCTTTTGAACGGTTTTATCGATTTCAGGATCACGGTTTTTGCGCCGGCTGAAAACGGCAGGTTCATGCACACAGTAGCGGCGAACGAATGAAATAACGGCAGGATGCAGATGAATGTCTGGCGGCAGTTGATCTTTAAGGCCCGGGCGCAGTCATAGGCGTTGGATATCAGGTTGTAATGCGAAAGCATAGCGCCTTTGGGGTGGCCGGTAGTCCCGGAAGTATACAATATCACCGCCAGGTCGTTTTCTGCCGGGGCGTTTTTCTGCAGGATTTGCGGATCGTTTTTCCGGAGCCGGTCAAAGGTCAGGATATGTTCCAGGCTGGTTTTGCCCGCGGCGATTATGTGCTTAAGGCTTTCTACCCGTAAACGCAGTTCCTGGGCGGTTTCCAGGTGGAGCCTGGATGTGATCAAAGAGCATGCCTGGCTGTCTTGTAATACGTAGTTGATCTCTTCGATCTTGAACATGTAGTTTATCGGCACGGCTATCGCGCCCGCTTTAAGGATCGAATAATAACTGGTTACGAATTCCGGGGAATTATCCATCAGTATGGCGATGCGGTCCTGTTTTTTTATTCCCAGATGGATAAGGCCGGCGGCTATATGGTCAGTGGTTTCCTGGAGGGTTTTGTAGGTTATTTTTTTCTGGCCGAAAACAATTGCGATGCGTTTGGGGTATTTTTTGCTGCTGGCGCTTAATAGGTCTCCTAAGTTCTTCGCTCTCATATGCTTTCAAGACCCGGTCTTCTAACTTGTTTATTCCCAATACCTTTCAAGACCGGGTCTTGAGATTGGGTTTGATATTTATCCCGGCGTATCTGTCCAATCCGCCGGCTTCCTGGATCCAGCCGTTATGCAGGCCGTATTTTTCCATTATAGTCTGCGCGGACTCATATTCTTCCAGGCTGATCCTGCGGCTAAGCTCCGGAAAATCCCCGGATTTATAGCAAGGGAAATACTGGCTCATCAGGCTGATATATGTTTCCGGGGAAAGTTCTTCGCTGATAAATTTCATTATTTTATCCGTGCCGGAGATGTCTCCTGGAAGCACCAGATGCCTGATGATCAGGCCTTTGGTCATTATCCCGGATCCGTTTATTTCGGCGGTCCCGGACTGGCGATGCATTTCTTTTACCGCCTGGCGGTTGTATTCAGGATAATCATTTGCGGAGGAATATTTTTTGGCGGTTTCATTATCGGCGTAGCGCATATCCGGCAGATAGATATCGATGAGCCCATCCATAAGCCTGATCATTTCCGCGAGTTCATAGCCGCCGCTGTTATATACTAAAGGTATGTTCAACCCGGATTTAATGGCTGATTTTAAGGCCTGCAGGATCTGGGGCATTACGTGTGTAGGGCTGACCAGGTTGATATTGTGGCAGCCGAAACCCTGCAATTCCAGCATTATATTGGCTAATTCTTCGGAAGTGACCTCTTTTCCCTCTCCCCCCTGCTGGCTGAACTCGAAATTCTGGCAGTAAACGCAGGCCATATTGCAGAAAGAGAAGAAAATAGTGCCTGAGCCCCTTTTCCCGGAAACCGGCGGTTCTTCGCCGTGATGGGCCATAAAACTGTATACCCTGGCTTTTTCTCCTGTTTTGCAGAACCCCTTCTGGTCTTTTAGCCGGTTTACCCGGCATTTTCGCGGGCAGATCGCGCAGGAGCTTAGTATTTCCCGGGTTTGGGCAATGGCCCGGTCTAGTATTCCGTTATTATACGCTTCTAAATAGGCAGGCTTCATTTAAATGCGCTTGGTTATCTGCTGGGAATAGATATGGCGGATATGGTTGAATAACCGGATGTATGCATCGGTGCGATAATCCGGGTATGTCCAATCCCACGGCCGGAAACTTTTGCCCTGGTAAGACAAAGTGATCTCCGCGTATATTCCCCGGCCCAGGTATATGCGGTGCATATAATCTTTGGTCGTGGCCAGGACAAGCTTGGCCATATCCAGGTATCCCGGGTCGATGTTCACGGTGCGCCCTTTTTTGCAGCTCAATTTTTTTTCTATTTTATTGGTCAGTATTTTTATGCGGGATAAAGCCTCAGGCGGGATCAATTTGTTGAAACTTATGAATCTGCGGAAAAGGTCTCGGCCGATCTCTTTTTCGTAATGATCGGTGACGTTAAAATTAAAAACGGGGCTTTCAAAATCGATCCTGCCGAATTTCTTGGAGAGTATGCGCAGGGTTTTGGAATAGGAAAGTTTGTCCCTGAAGATCAAAGCAAGGATCAGTTTTACCGGCTGGGGCTTTATTATCTTTCCCATTCTTTAAAGGATTAATTCATCGAACAGGCGGTTTGAGGCAGGCACTGCGAAACGTATTGCGATAACTTCTGACGGGATGGGTTCTTGATCTCGTTAAAGAAAATAGCGACATTAAATCCGCCGGACGGGTCGTCCTCGGTGCGCACGATCACCCCGTAACAATCAACCAGGCAGTTTTCCCGCATCCCGTTATTCACCAGGGGGATGTTCAGCTTTATTTTAACCTTGGTAAAGGGCGGGACGTATTTTTCGATGTGGCAGTACGTGCCCAGGCAGCTGACATTATAGGTGCTGGTAGCGAAGTCGTAACCATTGGCCATCACATTGAGCGGAAGGTTTTGATTGATCCTCGGGTGAAGCCTTCTCTCTTTTTTAGAGATGGTTTTCATTTCGCGGCCCCTTCTTTTTCTTCGGCGGTTTTCTTTGATTTTAGCCAGCATTTCTTAGTGCAATAAAATTTGCCGTTGCGGTAATACCTGCGCACTTTCTTTAAAGGTTTATTGCAGCTGGGACAGTTGGTCTGCTTTTCTACGGGTTTAGCCTCTGTTGCCGGTGCCTGCGCTGTTTCGTTAGCCATTTTACTTTAAACTCCTTAAGCTTGATTAAGTTTCATGTTGATGTAATCCGAAAGATACTTCTTATCTTGCGAATTTTCCCATTCCAAAAACTGCGCGCCGAAACGGTATTTATCGGCATGCGGATACGGGTTGGACCAGACAATTTTGCCGATCGGCCTTAATACCC of the Candidatus Omnitrophota bacterium genome contains:
- a CDS encoding PilZ domain-containing protein, which gives rise to MKTISKKERRLHPRINQNLPLNVMANGYDFATSTYNVSCLGTYCHIEKYVPPFTKVKIKLNIPLVNNGMRENCLVDCYGVIVRTEDDPSGGFNVAIFFNEIKNPSRQKLSQYVSQCLPQTACSMN
- a CDS encoding UDP-N-acetyl-D-glucosamine dehydrogenase, translating into DSFFPYLNIDDINLKCVKLDKKTLSKVDCVILITDHTAVNYDLVRRNSRLIFDTRHVYKENFANIRTL
- a CDS encoding DUF134 domain-containing protein codes for the protein MNDRGRPKKKRVVRNAPKISQFSPRGRPGRPDEAVLGMDEFEALRLADHLGLSQKKAAGSMKVSQQTFSRILKRARRTIADALASGMIIRIQGGAITFADYNVRPRSIEPQKAWALKRKPQAEAKPAL
- a CDS encoding long-chain fatty acid--CoA ligase, translating into MRAKNLGDLLSASSKKYPKRIAIVFGQKKITYKTLQETTDHIAAGLIHLGIKKQDRIAILMDNSPEFVTSYYSILKAGAIAVPINYMFKIEEINYVLQDSQACSLITSRLHLETAQELRLRVESLKHIIAAGKTSLEHILTFDRLRKNDPQILQKNAPAENDLAVILYTSGTTGHPKGAMLSHYNLISNAYDCARALKINCRQTFICILPLFHSFAATVCMNLPFSAGAKTVILKSIKPFKRVIRSIRKNRINIFVGIPSMYTVLNNIKLPRIFHTPLIKLFNPVKLCVSGAAALPVDTFKQFEAKFRISLIEGYGLTEASPVVTLNPIKGIRKPGSIGLSMSPKIELKIVDDKDNALEPGHIGELLVKGPNVMQGYFRQPEESLKALKNGWLYTGDMAKFDKSGYVYIVGRKKEMINVRGLNVYPREIEEVLYQNPKVKEAAVIGIEDPHRGEVPKGFVVLKDNAEAASHELLQYLRQRLAAYKIPKTIELRGSLPKNSTGKILKRLLKNEEKQQ
- a CDS encoding DUF2062 domain-containing protein, with product MKKNNNNKPRGLWRENLARILQIKDTPQKISLGFGLGIFLGIFPGSGPIGAVVLATLFRINRLSSLAGSLLTNTWLSLATIPIAIKIGSGLLGLHWQKVANDWTLFLREFHWSNILKLSLLKMALAPILGLIIIGLTAGIIGYLSLISTFLIIKKIRRVKQ
- a CDS encoding DUF4416 family protein, producing MGKIIKPQPVKLILALIFRDKLSYSKTLRILSKKFGRIDFESPVFNFNVTDHYEKEIGRDLFRRFISFNKLIPPEALSRIKILTNKIEKKLSCKKGRTVNIDPGYLDMAKLVLATTKDYMHRIYLGRGIYAEITLSYQGKSFRPWDWTYPDYRTDAYIRLFNHIRHIYSQQITKRI
- a CDS encoding SDR family oxidoreductase, with product MRFLVTGGAGFIGSHITEKLLKDGHFVRVLDNFSSGKQQNLSFAQGLPDSKFQLIQGDIRDKSMCEKVCLDIDAVLHQAALRSVPKSLKDPASYNEVNINGTLYMLQAASKNRVKRFAMASSSSVYGDVDTFPEKEDFLPKLISPYALSKLAGEYYCRIFSEHYGLETVALRYFNVFGPRQALDDEYAVVIPKFINCIMRDKQPPIFGTGKQSRDFTYIDNVVQANILAATAGKIKHEVLNVAAGKDTTVLQLVDMINEILGKQVKPELLAVRAGDVFRTNADISRIARILDFKPAVSFNEGLKKTVDWWQKQPR
- a CDS encoding radical SAM protein, whose amino-acid sequence is MKPAYLEAYNNGILDRAIAQTREILSSCAICPRKCRVNRLKDQKGFCKTGEKARVYSFMAHHGEEPPVSGKRGSGTIFFSFCNMACVYCQNFEFSQQGGEGKEVTSEELANIMLELQGFGCHNINLVSPTHVMPQILQALKSAIKSGLNIPLVYNSGGYELAEMIRLMDGLIDIYLPDMRYADNETAKKYSSANDYPEYNRQAVKEMHRQSGTAEINGSGIMTKGLIIRHLVLPGDISGTDKIMKFISEELSPETYISLMSQYFPCYKSGDFPELSRRISLEEYESAQTIMEKYGLHNGWIQEAGGLDRYAGINIKPNLKTRS